The genomic window GCCTTTGCTGTCAGCTCTTTCAGCGCAGATTCCGCCTCTGCTTGGTTCGCAAAAACATGCTGATACGATGCAGTGCAATCTTTGTTATCTAAAACTGTACCCACATCTACACAGCAGCAAGCAGCGGTTTCTTCCGCGTTACAACGGTTAATCGCATCAGTCATTTTACTCTCCAAATCAACAAACTATTAGTAAGTTGTTATCTTACCGCTGAAAAAGAACAAAAAACTAGTCTGTATCAAATGTAATCCCTGACTATCCGCCATAAGTTTGATCTAACCACGGATTTATTATTCACTTTCTCATAAATATCATCTTAATGTTGCAATTATGTTAATTAAATCCCAATTTTGAAAACATTTTAGATATAAAAGCAAAACATGCTTGCAACACATATGGTGGTCAGACCTATACTCTACCAACTGGTCTGATTTGTCATAGCGGCAAGCGACCCTACAATTCTGCGCTTCTTGCGACAAGAAGTCGCTAATTTAAATAATATACAAGAGGGTTTTGGTTATGATAAGCCAGAAAAACCTGTTTAATCGTAATATATTAGCAATCGCAGTGGCATTGGTTTCATCGAACGCAGGTGCTGCTGGTTTTTTGCTTAATGAATATTCTACATCAGCATTAGGACGTGCTTTTTCTGGGGCTGGGGCTGTCGGAGATAACGCAAGTGAAGGAAACCGTAACCCAGCAGCAATGATGTTATTTGACC from Providencia sneebia DSM 19967 includes these protein-coding regions:
- a CDS encoding YfcZ/YiiS family protein, which codes for MTDAINRCNAEETAACCCVDVGTVLDNKDCTASYQHVFANQAEAESALKELTAKARAVESDPCVIHHSISNVDGGVELSVSFTFSCEAESLIFQLGLR